The window GCCGAACGATACCGACGCCTGCTTCGGTGGACCCGTGATCGCTTCCCCGTCGAGTCCGTCGCCTACCGCTGGTCGACCCAGGATTACGTCTCGGTCGATCGGCTCCCGTTGATCGGCCGTGCCGGCCCAGGCGCACGGAGCGTCTCCATCGCGACCGGCTTCGGTGGCTGGGGGATGACGTCGGGAACCGCCGCGGGTCGTCTCCTCGCCGATTCCATCGCGGGAGATGAGCCACCGGCGCTCGAGCTGTTCGACCCGCTTCGGTTCACCCCGAAAGCGTCGCTGTCGAAGGCCGTCACCGAAAACGCCGACGCGGCGAGCCAGTTCGTCACGGACTGGGTTCGGACGCTCGTTTCGCCCGACACGTCGGCGATCCAGCGAGGTGAGGGTCGAGTGCTTCGTGAGGGCCCTAGACCGATCGCCGCGGCACGGGACGACGACGGCGAGTTACACACTCGCTCGGCGGTTTGCCCCCACACCGGTTGTCTCGTCGACTGGAACGACGCGGAGTGTACCTGGGACTGCCCCTGCCACGGCTCCCGATTCGAGCCCGATGGGACGCTGCTCGAGGGGCCGGCAACGTCGGATCTCTCGTCGGCGCGAGAACTGGAATCGGAACGGGATTGAGCAACACGGGAATCGCGAGCGCCCGGGGATCGCTCGAGACCAACGCGGTACGTTTTTGCTCCCCACAACCTGACGGTGGTGTACGTATGAGCGATCTCGGGCGAGCGGCCACGGCGATTCGAACCGGCGAGGCCGTCGTCTATCCGACCGAAACGGTGTACGGCCTCGGTGCAGACGCCCTCGACCCCGACGCGGTCGAACGCGTCTTCGAGATCAAGGGCCGGGATCGATCGAAGCCGATCTCCCTCGCCGTCCCCTCGGTGCCGTCGGCGCTCGAGTACGTCCGCGCGAGCGACCGCGAACGCCAGTTCATGGCCCGGTTTCTGCCCGGTCCCGTGACGGTGCTCTGTCGCCGCCGCGAGGTCGTTCCGGACGTCTTGACTGCCGGTGGCGACCGTGTCGGGATTCGGGTGCCGGATCACCCGCTCGCGTTGCGCCTCTGTGAACGGGCGGCGACGCCGATCACGGCGACGAGCGCGAACGTCAGCGGGAGCGGGAGCGTCCGACACCACGCGGATCTCGATCCGTCGGTTCGGGAGGCCGTCGCCGTCGTCCTCGAGGCTGGGGAAACCGGGGGTACCGAGAGCACCGTCGTCGACGTTTCTGCCGGGACGATCCATCGACGAGGCGCACACGCCGACGAGATCGAGGGCTGGCTGGGGGCTCACTGAGGTCTGTATCGATTCTCGAGTACCGTCGGCGTTGTTTGATCATCGATACGGGCCTACCCGAACCCGAGCAACGAACGGAGACTCCGCGTCCGTACCCCGCAGGTGTCGGCGTACGCACAGGCCGAGCACTTCTCCCGGTTCGAAATACGTGGTGGCGGGCCATCGATCTCGGCGACGGTGCGAAGCGCCCGGCGG of the Natronosalvus vescus genome contains:
- a CDS encoding L-threonylcarbamoyladenylate synthase; protein product: MSDLGRAATAIRTGEAVVYPTETVYGLGADALDPDAVERVFEIKGRDRSKPISLAVPSVPSALEYVRASDRERQFMARFLPGPVTVLCRRREVVPDVLTAGGDRVGIRVPDHPLALRLCERAATPITATSANVSGSGSVRHHADLDPSVREAVAVVLEAGETGGTESTVVDVSAGTIHRRGAHADEIEGWLGAH